The genome window CACCCTCTTGCAGCCAAGCTCGGCCTGAGCGTGAGCCGCGGCAACGGCGACATTATTCAACAGGCAAAACCCTCTTGCGCGCACCGGTTCCGCATGGTGACCAGGGGGCCGAACCAGCGCAAAGGCACTTCCGGTACTGCCCGCAACCACTGCCTCAACGGCGGCGATAGCAGTGCCTGCGGCAACTTCAGCCGCCTCGATACTGCCGGGTGAAACCGCTGTGGTATCCACATCCAGCCAGGCGTTTTTGTCACGTAAGGAAAAGATGTCATCCAGGTAAGACTGGGTATGGACCCGGCCAAGCTGCTCCCGCGTGGCGGCCTTGCCGGGCTCAAACCGGACACCCGGGACCGGCTCACGCGTCAAAAGATCCATGATCGCGTGAATTCGGCCTGGATGCTCCGGGTATTTCCACTGCACATTCAGGCCGGCCAGAATCCCCCGAATGCGTTTATCCAGGCGGCCGGGAAGAAAGGCCGAATTGGCATCGGGGGCGTGATTGAGAACCCGTTCATCGTAAAACACGCTGACATCTCTGCGCTCTGCCACAGTTCGCTCCATCATTCCATCGTGGAGGGCACAGCGGCCACTGAGCGGACGCCATGCCACTGTCAGAAGCATAGTCAAAGAACCCGATACCCGACACCCAATCCGATTGCCAGGTTGGCTTTGGTGATCCTGCGACCCTTCACGAACACAACCCCGTCGTGGGCTCTTGCTCTGCCTATTGCGAACTCGTCCAGCCGTGGGTAATCAGTTGCTTCTCGGAGTCAGGTTCAAGGACCTCTCCTGCAATCATGCGGTCCAGGGCACTGTCCAGTACCGAGCCACCACTGGCGGTTTGGTAACCCTCCGGCTGGTCAGGTCGACCGGTTTCAACTGCCGCAACCCGGGTCCATCCATCATCGCTCTCGTCCGTCCGGCAGGCGATGTTTTCCGAGGTGTTATCCGGCCCCTGCAAACGAAACTGCCGGCAGTATTGCCCCTCTTGGTTGGTAAACGTAAGCCTGGGTATTAGCTGCTCGCCCGTGTCCAGCGTATGGCTTTTACCGCTCGGAGTGGTTTCCAGTCCCTTCGCCACGGCGTGCCAGCCTGCATCACCGGCCGGCGGTGCGAACGTCATTAGCTGGGCGACACCAAAACCCAGAACGAGGGCCGCTGCCACAGCCATACCGGTATGGGCCTGAAGCCCCTGCTGCATTCGGCGCCACCAGGGAAACCGAACCACCTGAGTGGATGACTGGTTTTCTTTTTCCAGCATGGCCGTCAGGGCGTCCGGCAAGGGCCTGTCATCAATGGCCGAATAGTGGGTCATCAGTTGTTCATCAACAGCCGCCAGTTCGGCCAGCCGGTCACTCAGACCAGGGTCTGCCATCAGGCGCTCCCGGACGGCCTGCATCTCGTGTTCCGGCAGCTCTGAATCCAGAAAAGCGGACAGAGTTTGGTCGGTGATGTTCATGAGGGTGTCCTCGCAGATGCAATGTTCAACGATGTGCTCAGGGCTGCCCGAGCCCGGGCCAGACGACTCATTACCGTACCCTTGGGAATATCCAGCGTGTCCGATACGTCCTGATAGGACATGCCCTGAATCGCGACCAGCGAGATGATGTGGCGCTGGTCTTCAGGCAATTTGGCCATGGCATCATCCACCTGCCCCAGCTCGATCTGACTGGTGGTCGCCCGTTCACCATCGACAATCTGCCCTTCACTGAGCTCCGGTTGTTCTGCCGCATTCTGGCGAACCTTCCGGGCCCGGCATTCGTCTATCCAGAGGTTACGGCAAACCCGAAAAGCCCAGCGATCCAGTTCCACGCCATCCGGCACCTCTCGCCGTAAAAGGCGTTCAAAGGTACCCTGCAACAGATCGTCCGCTTCCGGCATGGATCCGGTCAGGGAATAGGCAAAGCGTCTAAGCCCGGGGATGAGCCTGGTCAGTTCGTGATTCATAGCGCCATGTCTCGTCGTCATAGTCTGAAGACGAACGGGGAGAAAATTTATTCCATCGAATCGGGAATTTTTTTGTCGATGGCACGTTTTGACAGTATGAGAGCACATATTATCAAAGGTTATCGTACCGGGATCTTCATGGTCTTTATGGCCAGCGCTTCGCCACTCCAGGCTCTGGGGACAGGAAGCCTGGTTCAGCCGTCACTGAATTCCATTAACCGCCATGTGGAGAGTGCTGCCGAGCGCGCAGTGGACCGTGCCATGGAACGCCGCGCCTCACAACGACTCGAGACCACAGAGGAAAACCTTCAGGCCACCCTTGCCGAACTGCCAGAACGGGTGTCCATTCCTGCCGCCGATGGCTCAGAAGCCTTCGCAGACGTTCGGGTGGAAGACGGGTGGCGCGCCGTGGAGCGGCAATGGCTGGTGACGGTCGATCCCGGTGAGCTGCAATACTTCCGGCAAAACGCCATTACCATACTTGAACAAACGCGGCTGTCAGGCCTCGGCCTCACAGTGCTGCGCTTTCGAGTGAGCGAAGCTGTCGACTCACGCAAGGCACTGACAGAGATCCTGCCAGAACACCTGATCGAAAGGCTCGACCGCAACCACATCTACAGTCCACAGGCTTCAGCAGCCGCCGACGGTCACCCCGACCCTGTCGCTGGCCGTTCCGGCTGTCAGATACCCATTAAGATGGGCATGGTCGATACCGCCATCAACAGCAAACACCCGGACTTTTCCGGAGCCAGTATCGTCCAGAACCATTTCCTTGACGATCTGAATCTGAAGGAAGGCTTTCAGAAACCGGACAGCCACGGAACCGCCGTGGCCAGCCTGCTCGTTGGCAAGCTTTCGGGCCAGGGTGATGCCGGGCTCCCTAACGCGACCCTCCTGAACGCATCGGTTTTCTTCGGTCGTGAGGACCTCTCCTCCGGGGCGACGCTGATGCACCTGGTGAGAGGCCTGAACTGGCTGGTTTCCCAACAGGTCAGGCTGATTAACATCAGCATGGCGGGGCCCGATAACCGGCTCCTGGCCACCGCCATACGACAGGTGTCGGAGGCCGGTATAGCCATGGTCGCCGCTGTCGGGAATCAGGGTCCCGCCGCACCACCTCTGTATCCGGCGGCCTATCCGGGTGTGGTAGGTGTTACCGCCGTTGGCCCGAACAACCGGGTGTATCGGTGGGCCAACCACGGTGAGCAGGTCGATTTTGCGGCTCGGGGCGTGGATGTCCGCGTCGCCGCCAGCGGGGGTGGTTACGAGCGAAAGAGCGGCACCTCCATGGCCACTCCCCTCATTACCACCCGGCTTGCCTGTGAAGCAGCCCGCTCGGCCGACCCGCTCCCGGATCTGGTTCGGCGCCTGGCAGATCAGGTTCAGGACCTGGGCAAGGCCGGGCGGGACCCGGTCTTTGGGTACGGAGTCCTGGTTGCGCCGTGAGATGGACCACAGCTGTCAGAACTCTGCCCGCAGCGTGACCGAGGCGACGGTTTTATCGTAGTCCGCAGAATCTAATGTCGAGCTGGCGTCCGTCGTCTCAACCCGGGCTTCCGCAGACAGCAAACGGGTGAGGCCAATGGTCCAGCTCACATCGGCAATGGAAATCCGGTCACTCCGGGTCTCGGATGAGACCGATCCCGGGCCCGGTAATGGGAACCCGGGGCTCTCCTCAGTCGAGACCGGCTCATCGTATTCCCGGCTCTCATAACGCCACCCGAACCGCAGGGTGTTCTTCTGACCGGATATCCGGAAGTGGTGTTTCAGCCGGAGACGGGCAGCCAACATGGCGTAATCGTAGGCATCAGAATTCGCGTCTTCCTCGTCACCTTCAAACCCCAGGACGAAAAGCGTCTGACTGTCATTGAAGAAGAAGAAACTCTCCAGGCTCAGCCCCCGGGCCCGGGCATCCCGCTCATCGTCCTCCTCGAAAGACTTCCGTTTATCCACAATACTTGCCAGCAGATAAACATCGTCGCCAATGAGTTTGCCAAGGTACGCACTGGTTCTGCCGTATTTCAGGAAAGGATCAGAATCCAGTGTGGCGTATGAAAAATGATGACTGGCGCCAAGGGTAACCGATGCGATGTCGTAGCTCAGATCCGCCGATGCCAGATGAAGGTCCTGATCAAAATCGCTGTAGGTCTTATAGTTCCTGGACGTAAAATCATAGGTCCCGGTGAGTGTCAGATGGTCGGCGGGCTGGCCACTGGCCTCCACACCGGTGCCAATCAACAATGCCTGGTCACTCTTGCCAGACGCGGTCTCCAACGCCTCGACATTCAGGTTGCTGTCATACTCCGCACCCGCCTCAACATAAGCGCTCATATCTACGGCGCAAACAGGCGCAGCAGCGCCCAGTGTCAGCGGGAATGCAATGAACAAACGTTGAATGGACTGCATGGTTCGATACTCCCAATCACAAAAAAAACCGGACTGATCAACAGCCCGG of Marinobacter sediminum contains these proteins:
- a CDS encoding RNA polymerase sigma factor, producing the protein MNHELTRLIPGLRRFAYSLTGSMPEADDLLQGTFERLLRREVPDGVELDRWAFRVCRNLWIDECRARKVRQNAAEQPELSEGQIVDGERATTSQIELGQVDDAMAKLPEDQRHIISLVAIQGMSYQDVSDTLDIPKGTVMSRLARARAALSTSLNIASARTPS
- a CDS encoding anti-sigma factor family protein, yielding MNITDQTLSAFLDSELPEHEMQAVRERLMADPGLSDRLAELAAVDEQLMTHYSAIDDRPLPDALTAMLEKENQSSTQVVRFPWWRRMQQGLQAHTGMAVAAALVLGFGVAQLMTFAPPAGDAGWHAVAKGLETTPSGKSHTLDTGEQLIPRLTFTNQEGQYCRQFRLQGPDNTSENIACRTDESDDGWTRVAAVETGRPDQPEGYQTASGGSVLDSALDRMIAGEVLEPDSEKQLITHGWTSSQ
- a CDS encoding S8 family serine peptidase; translation: MRAHIIKGYRTGIFMVFMASASPLQALGTGSLVQPSLNSINRHVESAAERAVDRAMERRASQRLETTEENLQATLAELPERVSIPAADGSEAFADVRVEDGWRAVERQWLVTVDPGELQYFRQNAITILEQTRLSGLGLTVLRFRVSEAVDSRKALTEILPEHLIERLDRNHIYSPQASAAADGHPDPVAGRSGCQIPIKMGMVDTAINSKHPDFSGASIVQNHFLDDLNLKEGFQKPDSHGTAVASLLVGKLSGQGDAGLPNATLLNASVFFGREDLSSGATLMHLVRGLNWLVSQQVRLINISMAGPDNRLLATAIRQVSEAGIAMVAAVGNQGPAAPPLYPAAYPGVVGVTAVGPNNRVYRWANHGEQVDFAARGVDVRVAASGGGYERKSGTSMATPLITTRLACEAARSADPLPDLVRRLADQVQDLGKAGRDPVFGYGVLVAP